The stretch of DNA GTCTCATTTTCTTCTGATGTACTCTTATCATCATCCTCTTCTTCTGGCACAGGAAACATTGCTTTTGCTGACCCGAGAATAACCTCATCAGGTGATGTTGGTGATGACGAGTGTGGCGAGCCAGATAGTAGCCTGGCAACTCCATTAGCATCCATAGGATAAAGTTCTGTCACTTCTTCCATACCCTCATCCAAATACACCACATCCTGCATTGTCAGCTGATGATATTCTACAATTTCCCTCAGAAAACGGTTTTCCCTTGAATATGTCTCGTTCTCATTAGCCAAACGTGCTTTCTCACCTAGAAGTGTCTCCAGTTGATGCCGAATCTGAGAAGATCACAAAATTATAAGAGCTAAATTTCAAATAACAGTAGTAATACTAGTGCATATTATACATCATGTTACTTTTACACAATGTTATCAATACCAGCTTATTCAAATTCCACTAGACAACAGTCCTATAACACCCTTTATTTGACGACAtttgtactaaatagtgtaACGTGGATCAATAACAGTTTGCTCAAATTCTGCTACCCACTGCTATAGTCATAACTGCTTTTTAACAACATTGATTTTAGATATGCATAAAATACATGAATCTACCTTATAATGCAGCACAGATTCTCTATGTAGATACTTAAATACTTCAAAAACACACCACTATACTACATGACATAATAACACGACACTGTCAAACTTTGTTATGTCAATGTAAGTGATTCTTGGCTTCTAATCACATAATTCGCACAGGTAAACAGAAAAATAAGTAATACCAGGTCGTCATCATCACGGTTTAGTCCCTTGTCGCTGCCCTCTCGTTCCCTGagtaatttattttcttcttcaagtTGAGCACAACGTGCTTTAGCAAATGCCAAATCTGCTTTAACGGTCTTTAGCTCACGAAGAAGTAATTTTGCTTTTGCAGCTGTTGCCATTGCCACCTGCAACCAAAGTAAAAGGAAATGTTGCTTGTTGGGTTACATGAGAAACTTAAACAGTTAACTCAAATAAACAATCATCATAAACTCAATTTTCTATTCACTATTACTATCAGAAGCAACGGTTTAAACTAAGAGTCCTGCATCAAAATCAAGAAGAGTTTAATATTTGTACACTGATATCCTAAACAAGTTTTACATATACATCTATTTATACTATGGtaagataatataaaatatgattagaaGTCTATTATATAAGCTATAGGTTTCTGCATTGAGTGAAGACTATTgacaattcaaaaattattattagatgTTGTATCATCTAAGCCTTCACTACAAGAACTAGCGAGGCCTCAATCGTTACACATGATTACAAAGTTGGCACCTTACGTCGCGTGATGCCTTGAGTTGTGTTTCATGGCGAGAAGGAGACTTTGTCAGATCGGATTGCGGCCATGGATTCCTCACATCTGAAGCTTGGTTTATGTCCTCCGGTCCATTTCCTTTTCGCCTTATTTGAGATCTCAGATCTGCTGTCTTACTCTCCACCATTGTTTTGCTGTCCTGAAGAAATGAAAGAAGTAACATGAATTAAAGAATgcaaagaaatcaaacacaaacataCATGGACACCGAACATGACACACAGACAGTATCCGTGGTTCATAGAGACAGAGTTACCTCATAAGCCTTCTCAAATGTGTCACCTAAGTGATTGAGGGAAGAACTGATTGCATCCAATCCCTTTCTAATTGTAGGATTgtccatttttttattagagtCAGGAGATTGATACAATGGCTTCAATAAGCATGCCAAACCAAAAACACACAAATTAGTTGAACAAATATTTATGCAACATTATATTATACCATGattcatatcatatcatatcatatcacaTCCCTGAATTGCATagaacataataataaaatcacctGAGTTGAAAAAGGACTAGTAAAGGTATTAAATGAGTgtgatttgagtgtttgtggCAATGACATGGTGTCATGTTGTGGAGGAGGAGCTGAATTTTTATCATCCAGAATTGATTTGGCTTTATGAGCCAATACACCCCAAAAACCAGACTTGGTGTTGTCATTTCCATAAGCATCAAAACTCTGCATCATCAATGCATTCATTCGTTCATTATATTCAATCtacaatttatatttcatttgttCAAATCTCTATAGCATCTAAAATTATGTATACATAACACAATTCAATAGTCAGATTGATTAATTTcctattttacaataaaaatattgatctgtatataaaataaagagaaattgAGTATCGAATACCGCAGATCTTTGATGTTCAGGATGAGAGAATTTGTCAAAAGCGAAGGAAAGAGCGGGTTGACGATTACGAGAAGCAGAAGCTTGAATAGCTTGAGCGGCGAGCGAAGACGAagacaaagaagaagaagaagaagatagaGAAGGTGCATGACCATTTTGTTGAGGATcagaatcattattattatccaATGATGAAGGAAAATCTTCCTTGAATGTGGAAGCTCTTGATAGGCCTTGTCTTCTTCTGTACGCCATTTTCTATTGCTTCCTCAAAACAGAGATCACAGATAAAACTGTCTCGTTATCGTTCAACTTACACCCAACCAACTCTTTCCGTTTTTTTCGTTTTTTTCAGATCATCAAATCAAATACCAACCATAATGTATAACTATATTAATATTCATAATGTcactatataaatattaatacttGCTTTTTTTAACACATACACGCAAAAACAGActcaaacaataataaatttaactttatacAATATTTTCAATGTCGAtgcatatatatttaattaaatttatatatttaatttatcgtgtgaattgttataaaaatgatAGATCATTTTAGTAAATATGTTAATCAATCTGAAAATGTCTTCTTACCATACATATTGCTAAATAGTGTAAGGTGTAAAGAATAAGACAGCCTTAAAGAAAAAGGTCCTTATATTCATAGGATTTCATGATAGTCACGCTCACGTAGGGGTcacctttctttttcttttcacaATTCTAATTATTGCATAAATTtgttgataatatattttttttttataaaagaatgtGCATCCACCAATAATATGACACAATTGATggataattttagtttaattaaatatCTGATCTTGgatttatatatgtttgatgCATATGAAAATAATGTCTATTGAAAGATATCAGTCTTTTAAATGaattcatatatttcaaatgagTTTTTAAATTTGGACCAAAGATATTTTGGACAACAAAAAAGTTGTACAAtcattttctttatctttttctaTACAAGATAATTATGAAGTGACATTATAAAATGAAGTGAAATTCATCTTGATATTGACGTTTGAAGGATTATCTCAGCTTTCATAGTTTAATAgtgtatattatttaatttttttattaattgttattttatatatgttttattctTATAATCGTATaagtttgattttgattataataTTAGATCTTCATGTTTAAATATGTAGGACTATacctaattaatattttattctagAGATTTCAGCAAAACTAAACTTAGTTGTcttatctaaaaaattaataatttgttaattttttttaatataaaaactttATGTTGAGTTTATGAAAATACAATTGCTCACTGCTTATTTGCTTAATGAAAGTGGTCATGTATGATATTAACAAGACTAAAAtgaattgtaaaaataaataaatttgtatagttgttaatttattgtttttgtgaAGAGGAAGAAATCAAATAAGAGAGGGAGGTACTGAAGCCTTTGCTGGCAGCTAAGCAAAGTTGTTTCAATCacatattt from Cicer arietinum cultivar CDC Frontier isolate Library 1 chromosome 3, Cicar.CDCFrontier_v2.0, whole genome shotgun sequence encodes:
- the LOC101509484 gene encoding uncharacterized protein produces the protein MAYRRRQGLSRASTFKEDFPSSLDNNNDSDPQQNGHAPSLSSSSSSLSSSSLAAQAIQASASRNRQPALSFAFDKFSHPEHQRSASFDAYGNDNTKSGFWGVLAHKAKSILDDKNSAPPPQHDTMSLPQTLKSHSFNTFTSPFSTQPLYQSPDSNKKMDNPTIRKGLDAISSSLNHLGDTFEKAYEDSKTMVESKTADLRSQIRRKGNGPEDINQASDVRNPWPQSDLTKSPSRHETQLKASRDVAMATAAKAKLLLRELKTVKADLAFAKARCAQLEEENKLLREREGSDKGLNRDDDDLIRHQLETLLGEKARLANENETYSRENRFLREIVEYHQLTMQDVVYLDEGMEEVTELYPMDANGVARLLSGSPHSSSPTSPDEVILGSAKAMFPVPEEEDDDKSTSEENETPSPPSVSVSKHAK